The DNA sequence GAATCAAAAAAGAAAATTCTATTTAAGCCAGTGCCTGTTGTCTTAACGGCTCATGGAGCGTATTGAATATGGTTGACACGCAAAAAACACCTTTATATGCAAAACCTTTAATAAGATTTGATTCTGATTGTTTTTCTCCTGAAATATTTAAAAAAGCTAAAATATGTCATATAAAGAAGAGATACAAAACAGCATAAAGAATATATTGAACAAAGCAGATGAATTAGCCGTTTCTTAATAAAAAATTGCAATTCTTTGTCTGGTTTGGTAAAATGATTTTGTAAAAAGAGGTGTTTATTATGCCAAAAGTTGAAGAAAAATTTAGAGTTATTCATTTGACGAGACCAACTGTCATTGAAGAACCGATGGTTTTAATTTCTATCGAAGAATATGAAGAGTTGCTTGAAGATGCAGAAATCGCAAAAAGTAAGACTTTAACAAAAGAAATTGAGCAAGCCAGAAAAAATTTCAAAAAAGGGAAAGGCATCTTGTTGGAAGATGCAATAAAGTCAGTTGAAAAACATCAAACTAGATAAAAAAGCCTAAAAAAATCTTGCCAAATTATTCCACAGCGATAAACACATCTATTTTAAACTTAAGGAAGCCTTATTTTCTTTAGCGAAGGCTCCTTTCCCTGGAAAACCTTTGGTGGGGGATAAAAAGGGTTGTTTTAGAATTAGAGTTGGTGATTATCGTATAATATACGAAATTGCCGGAGATGAAATCTGGATAATTAAAATAGGACATCGTAAAGATGTTTATAGATAAAATTTCTTTTTGTCAAATTGCAATTCCTCTCCATTTCTGCTAAAATTTAAAAACATTTTCGTTTTAAATCATGAGAGCAAAAATTATAGGCACAGGATCCTATCTTCCTGAAAAAATTGTGACAAATGATGACCTTTCAAAGATGGTTGAAACTTCAGATGAATGGATTACAACCCGTACAGGCATAAAGGCGCGGAGAGTTACGGATTACGGAACAACAACTTCAGATTTAGCTGTAAATGCGGCTAAAAAAGCTATTGAATCATCTGGAATTAATCCTTTAGAATTAGATTTTATTATAGTGGCAACCTGTACTCCTGATACTCTTTTTCCGTCTGTTGCTTGTATTCTTCAAGATAGACTTGGCGCAAAAAATGCAGGCGCCCTTGATGTTTCTGCTGCCTGTTCAGGGTTTAATTTTGCATTGGCAACCGCTGCAAGTTTTATAGAATCCGGCAAATATAAAAATATTCTTGTCGTTGGCGCTGATACTTTAACAAAATATCTTGATTGGCAGGACAGAAACACTTGTGTCCTTTTTGGAGATGGGGCGGGGGCTGTTGTTCTCCAAGCGACGGAAGAGGATTGTGGGATATTAAGCAGTTATCTGAAAGCAAAGGGGGAGGGGGGACAGTTTCTTGTTATGCCGGGAGGGGGATCTAAAGATCCTGAACTTAGAAATAGCAGATTTATTAACATGAATGGCAAAGAGGTTTTTAAATTTGCGGTTAAAGCTCTTGAAGAGTCTGTTGTTGAGGCCTTGAAACTTGCCCACCTTGAGCTTGAAGATATAGATTTTTTAATTCCTCATCAGGCAAATATCAGGATAATAGATCATGTCTTAAAGAAATTTAACTTGCCAAAAGATAAAGTTTATGTTAATTTGCAGAATTACGGGAACACGTCGGCAGCTTCTGTCTCGATAGCACTTGACGAAGCTGTTAAAATAAATAAAATTAAAAAAGGCGACATAGTTGTCCTTTCTGGCTTTGGAGCCGGACTTACGTATGCCGCCAATGTTTTAAAATGGGGGTAGTATAAAATGTTGGATTATGGTTTTACAGAAGAACAGATAATGGTTAGAGAATTGGTGAGAAAAATAGCGCTTGAAAAGGTGTTGCCTGTTAGGGCGGAGCTTGATGAGAAAGGGATATTCCCGAAAGATATTTTAAAAGTTTTGTCGGATGCGGATCTTTGCGGTTTATATGTTCCTGAAGAGTACGGAGGGTTCGGGCAGGATATACTCTCCTTTTGTATTGCGACAGAAGAATTGAGTCGAGTATGTGGCGGAGTTGGCGTTACCTTTGCAGCTTCGGCTCTTGGAGCTAGTCCAATTTTGCTCTTTGGAACCGAAGAACAAAAGAAAAAATATATGCCAGAGATTGCTAAGGGGACCAAACTTGCCGCTTTTGGTTTGACAGAAGCAAATGCCGGTTCAGATGCCGGAGGGATTGAAACCACAGCCGTAAAAGATGGGGATTATTATATTTTAAATGGAACAAAGCAGTGGATAACAAATGGGGGGGAGGCGGATACTTATACTGTTGTTGCGATGACAGATAAGAAAAAAGGCGCTCGTGGAGCAACGGCTTTTATCTTGGAAAAAGGGACTCCTGGTTTTGATTTTGGTAAAAAAGAAGATAAGATGGGAATCCGCTGTTCCGCAACTCGTGAGCTGGTTTTCCAAAACTGTAAAATCAACAAAGAGCAGATTTTAGGCAAAGAAGGGATGGGTTTTATAGTTGCTATGAAGACCCTTGATATGACTCGACCTGGAATAGGCGCTCAAGCTGTTGGGATTGCTCAAGGAGCGCTTGATGAGGCTGTTAAATATGCGAAAGAGAGAATTCAATTTGGCAGACCGATTATCGCTCTTCAGGCAATTCAGCATATGCTTGCTGATATGGCTACGCGTATAGAGGCTTCTCGTGCTTTGGTTTACAGTGTTGCAAAAGCCATGAATAATGGGGCAAAGGATTTTACAAAAGAGGCTAGTATGGCAAAGCTTTTTGCTTCTGATACTGCGATGTATGTTACGACTGAAGCAGTTCAAATTTTGGGCGGGTACGGATATATGAAAGAATATCCTGTTGAAAAAATGATGCGAGATGCAAAAATTACTCAGATATACGAAGGGACCAATCAGATACAGAGAAATCAAATAGGATTGGCTTTGATTAAAGAGAGTGCTAGGAGATAGATATTACATTCCGAGTATAGCGAGGTTGTGTCTTCCAATGTTTTGCTTCGCTAGATGTTTCATTTTGTTCAGCATGACAAAATCTAAAGCTTAGAGGGAATAAATGGACATTATAGTATGTATTAAACAGGTTCCTGATACGACAGAGGTTAAAATTAATCCTGAAACAAATACTTTAGTTCGTGAAGGGGTTCCTTCTATAATAAACCCTTTTGACGAAAACGCAGTTGAAGAGGCGCTTCGTCTACGCGAAAAAAATGGGGGGAAGGTGACTGTTATTACAATGGGGCCCCCACAGGCGAAAGAGGCGTTAAAACAGGTTATTGCCATGGGTGTTGACGAGGTCATTTTG is a window from the candidate division WOR-1 bacterium RIFOXYB2_FULL_36_35 genome containing:
- a CDS encoding acyl-CoA dehydrogenase; amino-acid sequence: MDYGFTEEQIMVRELVRKIALEKVLPVRAELDEKGIFPKDILKVLSDADLCGLYVPEEYGGFGQDILSFCIATEELSRVCGGVGVTFAASALGASPILLFGTEEQKKKYMPEIAKGTKLAAFGLTEANAGSDAGGIETTAVKDGDYYILNGTKQWITNGGEADTYTVVAMTDKKKGARGATAFILEKGTPGFDFGKKEDKMGIRCSATRELVFQNCKINKEQILGKEGMGFIVAMKTLDMTRPGIGAQAVGIAQGALDEAVKYAKERIQFGRPIIALQAIQHMLADMATRIEASRALVYSVAKAMNNGAKDFTKEASMAKLFASDTAMYVTTEAVQILGGYGYMKEYPVEKMMRDAKITQIYEGTNQIQRNQIGLALIKESARR
- a CDS encoding 3-oxoacyl-ACP synthase, which encodes MRAKIIGTGSYLPEKIVTNDDLSKMVETSDEWITTRTGIKARRVTDYGTTTSDLAVNAAKKAIESSGINPLELDFIIVATCTPDTLFPSVACILQDRLGAKNAGALDVSAACSGFNFALATAASFIESGKYKNILVVGADTLTKYLDWQDRNTCVLFGDGAGAVVLQATEEDCGILSSYLKAKGEGGQFLVMPGGGSKDPELRNSRFINMNGKEVFKFAVKALEESVVEALKLAHLELEDIDFLIPHQANIRIIDHVLKKFNLPKDKVYVNLQNYGNTSAASVSIALDEAVKINKIKKGDIVVLSGFGAGLTYAANVLKWG